A part of Solibacillus sp. FSL H8-0538 genomic DNA contains:
- the wecB gene encoding non-hydrolyzing UDP-N-acetylglucosamine 2-epimerase has translation MTKKFKVMTIFGTRPEAIKMAPLVLELEKHPEQIESIVTVTAQHREMLDQVLETFKITPDYDLNIMKERQTLVDVATNALQGLDKVMKEAKPDIVLVHGDTATTFVGSLAAFYNQIAIGHVEAGLRTGQKYSPYPEEMNRQLTGVMADLHFAPTEQSKENLLKENKLEEAIFVTGNTAIDALKTTVSEQYSHPVLDKIGKDRMILLTAHRRENLGEPMRNMFRAIKRLLAEHTDVQVVYPVHMNPAVREIAKEILGDDERIHLIEPLEVFDFHNFAARSFMILTDSGGVQEEAPSLGKPVLVLRDTTERPEGIAAGTLKLAGTDEETIYDMAKELLEDEKAYATMSQASNPYGDGFASQRIVKVLINFFQTGE, from the coding sequence ATGACGAAGAAATTTAAAGTAATGACGATTTTCGGCACGCGTCCAGAAGCTATTAAAATGGCGCCTCTTGTACTAGAACTTGAAAAACACCCAGAACAAATCGAATCGATTGTAACCGTGACAGCACAGCATCGCGAAATGCTCGATCAAGTTTTGGAAACATTTAAAATTACCCCAGATTATGACTTGAATATTATGAAGGAACGTCAAACTTTAGTTGATGTAGCAACAAATGCATTACAAGGCTTAGATAAAGTGATGAAGGAAGCGAAGCCGGATATCGTACTTGTACATGGCGACACTGCCACTACATTTGTCGGGAGCTTAGCTGCATTTTATAACCAAATTGCAATCGGACATGTGGAGGCGGGTCTTCGCACAGGGCAAAAATATTCGCCTTATCCTGAAGAAATGAATCGCCAACTAACGGGTGTGATGGCCGACCTGCATTTTGCCCCAACAGAACAATCTAAAGAAAATTTATTAAAAGAAAATAAGCTAGAAGAAGCAATTTTTGTTACTGGAAATACTGCGATTGATGCATTAAAAACGACAGTTAGTGAACAATATAGTCATCCGGTGTTAGATAAAATTGGCAAGGACCGCATGATTTTATTAACGGCACATCGTCGTGAAAATTTAGGCGAACCAATGCGTAACATGTTCCGTGCCATTAAGCGTTTATTAGCTGAGCATACAGATGTACAAGTTGTGTATCCAGTGCATATGAACCCCGCAGTTCGTGAAATTGCCAAAGAAATTTTAGGGGATGATGAGCGCATTCATTTAATCGAACCGCTTGAAGTATTTGATTTCCACAATTTTGCTGCGCGTTCGTTTATGATTTTAACGGATTCAGGTGGCGTACAAGAAGAAGCGCCATCCCTTGGTAAACCTGTTTTAGTTTTACGTGATACAACAGAACGTCCTGAAGGAATTGCTGCAGGCACATTAAAGCTTGCGGGTACAGATGAAGAAACAATTTACGACATGGCCAAAGAACTACTAGAGGACGAAAAAGCCTATGCAACAATGTCTCAAGCATCCAATCCATACGGAGATGGCTTTGCATCGCAGCGAATTGTGAAAGTTTTGATTAACTTTTTTCAAACTGGTGAATAA
- a CDS encoding ATP synthase subunit I → MLDLHHIFAMQKKALFFLLALCALGWGFTTFETLFAGIALGAFFGTYNFWILVRRMEKFDRSISEGTKAPSIGTALRFGSGVAAVAIAISLPQYFHLISTVIGLMIPYVFLLVERIVHHVNNH, encoded by the coding sequence ATGCTAGATTTGCATCACATTTTCGCTATGCAGAAGAAAGCGTTATTTTTTTTGCTCGCTCTTTGTGCTTTAGGCTGGGGATTTACAACATTTGAGACACTCTTCGCTGGTATAGCCCTAGGTGCGTTCTTTGGTACGTATAACTTTTGGATATTAGTTCGACGAATGGAAAAGTTTGACCGCTCCATTAGTGAAGGGACGAAAGCACCATCTATAGGTACGGCACTCCGGTTCGGATCAGGTGTTGCGGCAGTCGCTATTGCAATTTCGTTGCCACAATATTTTCACTTAATTAGCACGGTCATTGGGCTAATGATTCCGTACGTCTTTTTATTAGTAGAAAGAATCGTACATCATGTTAACAACCATTAA
- the atpB gene encoding F0F1 ATP synthase subunit A: MDHTAPELDLDLGFMTLTFNLSTVMMLLITAAIVFIIAVISTRKLALKPTGMQNFMEWIMDFVKGIIKSNMDWKSGGRFHVLGITLIMFIAVANLVGLPFGGIAYGHELWWKSPTADPTVTMTLAAMVLVLTQYYGVKMQGTGGYAKTFFQPMSFMFPLKIIEEFANTLTLGLRLYGNIYAGEILIALIAGLAISSPVGFFGAIIPMMAWQGFSIFIGFIQAFIFTMLTMVYMSHKVSTDH, from the coding sequence ATGGATCATACAGCTCCAGAACTAGATTTAGACTTAGGCTTTATGACGCTTACGTTTAACTTATCTACAGTAATGATGCTGTTAATCACTGCTGCCATTGTGTTTATAATCGCTGTTATTTCAACTCGTAAATTAGCGCTTAAGCCAACAGGTATGCAGAACTTCATGGAGTGGATTATGGACTTCGTGAAAGGTATCATTAAAAGCAATATGGATTGGAAATCAGGTGGTCGATTCCATGTACTTGGAATTACCCTAATCATGTTTATCGCAGTAGCCAATTTAGTTGGTTTACCATTCGGTGGAATTGCTTATGGACATGAATTATGGTGGAAATCACCGACAGCCGATCCAACAGTTACAATGACATTAGCGGCAATGGTTCTTGTACTTACTCAGTACTACGGCGTGAAAATGCAAGGTACAGGAGGGTATGCAAAAACTTTCTTCCAACCGATGTCATTCATGTTCCCATTAAAGATTATCGAAGAGTTTGCGAATACGTTAACTCTTGGTCTACGTCTTTACGGTAACATTTATGCTGGTGAGATTTTAATCGCGTTAATCGCAGGTTTAGCAATTTCAAGTCCAGTAGGCTTCTTTGGGGCAATTATCCCAATGATGGCATGGCAAGGATTCTCGATCTTCATCGGGTTTATCCAAGCTTTCATTTTCACTATGTTAACGATGGTTTATATGTCTCATAAAGTGAGCACAGACCATTAA
- the atpE gene encoding F0F1 ATP synthase subunit C: MTGSLGLLAAAIAIGLGALGAGIGNGLIVSKTVEGIARQPEARGVLQTTMFIGVALVEALPIIAVVVAFIVMNK; the protein is encoded by the coding sequence ATGACAGGTTCATTAGGTTTATTAGCAGCAGCAATTGCAATCGGTTTAGGTGCACTAGGTGCAGGTATTGGTAACGGTCTTATCGTTTCTAAAACAGTAGAAGGTATTGCTCGTCAACCAGAAGCACGTGGCGTTCTTCAAACTACAATGTTCATCGGGGTTGCATTAGTAGAAGCATTACCGATCATCGCAGTAGTAGTAGCATTCATCGTAATGAACAAATAA